In Clostridium sporogenes, one genomic interval encodes:
- a CDS encoding sigma-70 family RNA polymerase sigma factor, with product MIDIEQHLNLVHSIASKRYKQFRHKYSYDDLFQEGCLGLMKAVNRFDDNKGIKFSTYAYPYVDGQILIMARDDKWYGKNRKERFEKSAPYSLDSIIKGTENEITYIDSIGNYDFNFEKIEVRMLVDMLPNKLKDIVSMIYIEGFSQTEIAKIIGCSQVSISRLRKEALEYLKFQVDYSIKKEMA from the coding sequence ATGATTGATATAGAGCAGCACTTAAATTTAGTGCATAGCATTGCTAGTAAGAGATACAAACAGTTTCGTCATAAATATTCTTATGATGATCTATTTCAAGAAGGGTGTTTAGGCCTTATGAAAGCTGTAAATAGATTTGATGATAATAAAGGCATAAAATTCAGCACATATGCTTACCCTTATGTGGATGGTCAAATTTTAATAATGGCGAGAGATGATAAATGGTATGGGAAAAACAGAAAAGAAAGATTTGAAAAAAGTGCTCCTTATAGCTTGGATTCAATTATAAAAGGAACTGAAAATGAAATAACTTATATAGATTCTATTGGAAATTATGATTTTAACTTTGAAAAGATAGAAGTAAGAATGTTAGTGGATATGTTACCAAATAAACTAAAAGATATTGTAAGTATGATATATATTGAAGGTTTTTCACAAACAGAAATTGCTAAAATAATTGGTTGTTCACAGGTTAGTATTAGTAGATTAAGAAAAGAAGCTTTGGAATATTTAAAATTTCAAGTAGATTATAGCATAAAAAAAGAGATGGCTTAA
- a CDS encoding AAA family ATPase, translating to MAKQIILNSLKLKNFKGIKDLTIDFSNITNIFGENATGKTTINDAFTWLLFDKDSKDRTSFEIKTLDSNNNVIHGLEHEVTGVLNVDGKNITLSKIYKEKWTKRRGEAEKQLTGHETIYSIDEVPVKKKEYQEFINNIIHENLFKLITNPLYFSTNMKWQDGRTTLLDIIGDITDEKVVNYKNDLKPLLELLGDKDIDTLKKSIQARKRKLNDEIKAIPIRIDEANNSIKEIDFEALEFRKRGIVSGIKSLEEQLLDSSKMSEEVLKEKDKLYSLKSKLKDMEYNASMESYMPKRELENDLNDSKIDIRNLENTINSRMISKQHFENDIKRYKELCSEERNKWFKKNEEVFEFDENNCICPTCKRAFNTEDIENKKQELEESFNSNKAKTLKEIQDKGKAYKKSLEQYQEGLRLTNSDIEELKIELKKLKAAESKLQKEINNFKPIDPLINNSDYQELKIEIAELEQKLQQPKELNNEIQELKERKIKLEIELEEVNKDLAYKEQNEKLKNRIQELQEQEKKLAQQIAELEGQEYLCEEFIKTKVELLESSINSKFKYVSFKLFDTQVNGGLNETCEALINGVPFSNANTASQINAGLDIINALSEHYGVQAPIFIDNRESVNDLIETNSQVINLLVSKDKVLRIENSLEISEEDREYFNKKLEEIKNNINDYSNGYIVEDIFPDAEFIREEIGEQSRWSIQKTAFYEYKGMYLAVDWNDPATEMQEGQDTDCRVFEVKPTKKEMIQFIYK from the coding sequence ATGGCCAAACAAATAATTTTAAATTCCTTAAAGCTTAAAAACTTTAAAGGAATAAAAGATTTAACTATAGATTTTTCAAATATAACTAATATATTTGGGGAAAATGCAACTGGTAAAACAACTATAAATGATGCTTTTACATGGTTGCTATTTGATAAGGATAGTAAAGATAGGACAAGCTTTGAAATTAAAACACTAGATAGTAACAATAATGTAATACATGGTTTAGAACATGAGGTAACAGGGGTTTTAAATGTAGATGGTAAAAACATAACACTTTCAAAAATATATAAAGAAAAATGGACTAAGAGGCGTGGTGAAGCAGAAAAGCAACTTACCGGACATGAAACTATTTATTCAATAGATGAAGTACCGGTTAAAAAGAAAGAGTACCAGGAATTTATAAACAATATTATACATGAAAACCTATTTAAGCTTATAACTAACCCTTTATATTTTAGCACTAATATGAAATGGCAGGATGGAAGAACAACTCTATTAGATATTATTGGAGATATTACAGATGAAAAAGTTGTTAATTATAAAAATGATTTAAAGCCATTATTAGAGCTTTTAGGAGATAAAGATATAGATACACTTAAGAAGAGTATACAAGCACGTAAAAGAAAATTAAATGATGAAATTAAAGCTATTCCGATAAGAATAGATGAAGCAAATAATTCTATAAAAGAAATTGATTTTGAAGCTTTAGAGTTTAGAAAAAGAGGTATAGTATCTGGAATAAAAAGTTTAGAAGAACAACTATTAGATAGTTCTAAAATGAGTGAAGAAGTTTTAAAAGAAAAGGATAAACTATATTCTTTAAAATCTAAATTAAAAGATATGGAATACAATGCAAGCATGGAATCTTATATGCCTAAGAGGGAACTTGAGAATGATCTTAATGATTCAAAAATAGATATAAGGAATTTAGAAAATACCATAAATAGTAGAATGATATCAAAACAACATTTTGAGAATGATATTAAAAGATACAAAGAACTTTGTAGTGAGGAAAGAAATAAATGGTTTAAAAAAAATGAGGAAGTGTTTGAGTTTGATGAAAATAATTGTATATGTCCTACGTGTAAAAGAGCTTTTAATACTGAAGATATAGAAAATAAAAAGCAAGAATTAGAAGAAAGTTTTAATTCTAATAAGGCTAAAACATTAAAGGAAATACAAGACAAAGGTAAGGCATATAAAAAATCATTAGAGCAGTACCAAGAGGGATTAAGATTAACTAATTCAGATATAGAAGAATTAAAAATAGAATTAAAAAAACTTAAAGCAGCAGAAAGTAAACTTCAAAAAGAAATAAATAATTTTAAACCAATAGATCCATTAATAAATAATTCAGATTACCAGGAATTAAAAATAGAAATAGCAGAGTTAGAGCAAAAATTACAGCAACCTAAGGAATTAAATAATGAAATTCAAGAACTTAAAGAAAGAAAAATTAAGTTAGAAATTGAACTTGAAGAAGTTAACAAAGACTTAGCATATAAAGAACAAAATGAAAAGCTTAAAAATAGAATACAAGAGCTTCAGGAACAAGAAAAGAAACTAGCACAACAAATAGCAGAGCTAGAAGGTCAAGAGTATCTTTGTGAAGAGTTTATAAAAACAAAAGTTGAATTATTGGAATCTTCAATTAATTCTAAGTTTAAATATGTAAGCTTTAAACTGTTTGATACCCAAGTAAATGGTGGCCTAAACGAAACATGTGAAGCATTGATAAATGGAGTACCTTTTAGTAATGCAAATACAGCTTCACAGATTAATGCAGGTCTAGATATTATAAATGCACTTTCAGAACATTACGGTGTACAAGCTCCTATATTCATAGATAACCGTGAGAGTGTAAATGACTTAATAGAGACTAATAGCCAGGTAATTAATTTATTAGTATCCAAAGATAAAGTTTTAAGAATAGAAAACAGCTTGGAAATATCAGAAGAAGATAGAGAATATTTTAATAAAAAATTAGAAGAAATTAAAAACAATATAAATGATTATTCTAATGGCTACATTGTAGAAGATATATTCCCAGATGCAGAATTTATAAGAGAAGAAATAGGTGAACAATCAAGATGGAGTATTCAAAAGACAGCATTTTACGAATATAAAGGAATGTATTTGGCAGTAGATTGGAATGACCCAGCAACAGAAATGCAAGAGGGACAAGATACTGATTGTAGAGTATTTGAAGTGAAGCCAACTAAGAAAGAAATGATTCAATTTATATATAAATAA
- a CDS encoding recombinase RecT has product MADKNTTAITLAKEEALNQVTAKISDLKKNNEIVFPKNYSVANAVNSAWLMLQDVHDKNKKPALEVCTKNSIIGSLYDMCLQGLTPAKKQCYFVVYGNQLQLMRSYMGTVAVTKRLKEVKDVKAYCIYEGDDFEQKYNVDTATLEITKFNPKFENIDINKIKGAFAVVLGESGPLHTEVMNINQIEKAWAQRYGKAKSDTHINFAEEMAKKTVINRACKMFANTSDDSDLLIEAFNNTDKTYDEKDMVSNVEYEVKEEIKEKANSKPLSLNPQTEEPMKEIEVVEAEKVEVKQVEEESNQMTLEGPGF; this is encoded by the coding sequence ATGGCAGATAAAAATACAACAGCTATAACACTAGCAAAGGAAGAAGCTTTAAATCAAGTAACAGCTAAAATATCAGATTTGAAAAAGAATAATGAAATAGTATTTCCTAAAAATTATTCAGTAGCTAATGCAGTTAACAGTGCATGGTTAATGCTTCAAGATGTCCATGATAAAAATAAAAAACCTGCTTTAGAAGTGTGTACTAAAAATTCAATAATTGGTTCTTTGTATGATATGTGCTTACAAGGATTAACACCAGCTAAAAAACAATGTTACTTTGTGGTTTATGGAAATCAATTGCAGTTAATGAGAAGTTATATGGGAACTGTAGCAGTTACTAAAAGACTTAAAGAAGTTAAAGATGTAAAAGCTTATTGCATTTATGAAGGTGATGATTTCGAACAGAAATATAATGTTGATACTGCAACTCTTGAAATAACTAAGTTTAATCCTAAATTTGAAAATATTGATATAAATAAAATCAAAGGAGCCTTTGCTGTAGTATTAGGAGAAAGCGGACCACTTCATACAGAAGTTATGAATATAAATCAAATAGAAAAAGCATGGGCACAAAGATATGGAAAGGCTAAAAGTGATACACATATAAATTTTGCAGAAGAAATGGCAAAGAAAACTGTGATAAATAGAGCCTGCAAGATGTTTGCTAATACATCAGATGATAGTGATTTATTGATTGAAGCCTTTAATAATACTGATAAAACTTATGATGAAAAAGACATGGTTAGTAATGTTGAATATGAGGTTAAAGAAGAGATAAAAGAAAAAGCAAATTCTAAACCTTTGAGTTTGAATCCACAAACAGAGGAACCTATGAAAGAAATAGAAGTAGTTGAAGCAGAAAAGGTTGAAGTTAAACAAGTAGAAGAAGAATCAAACCAAATGACTTTAGAAGGACCAGGATTTTAA
- a CDS encoding helix-turn-helix domain-containing protein, translating into MTLKDLRIESGLKARKVAEYLGISRTQLYNLEQGKYKLDKLKLEKLCKVYCKDIEELLSIASIKEKEVKNNDRK; encoded by the coding sequence ATGACACTTAAAGATTTGCGGATTGAAAGTGGCCTTAAAGCACGGAAGGTTGCTGAATATCTAGGTATAAGTAGAACACAATTATATAATTTAGAGCAGGGTAAATACAAATTAGACAAGCTCAAACTTGAAAAGTTATGCAAAGTTTATTGTAAAGACATAGAAGAACTTCTCTCAATAGCAAGCATAAAAGAAAAGGAGGTGAAAAACAATGACAGAAAATGA